A region from the Serinibacter arcticus genome encodes:
- a CDS encoding FAS1-like dehydratase domain-containing protein, with product MSATVDASRVGSVFTGTPPFEVTRRDVVAFADAVGASSPVHRDIAEARAAGFADLVAPVTFAVVIAQEAEAEYIADPASGVDFSRVVHADETFTHCRPLVAGESVTTAVHVDSITSRGGLTLVTTRTEITDASGDAVASVVSTLAVRGADA from the coding sequence ATGTCAGCCACCGTTGACGCCTCCCGTGTGGGGAGCGTGTTCACCGGTACCCCGCCCTTCGAGGTGACCCGTCGTGACGTGGTCGCCTTCGCCGACGCCGTCGGCGCCTCCAGCCCGGTCCACCGCGACATCGCGGAGGCCCGGGCTGCCGGCTTTGCCGACCTCGTCGCGCCGGTGACCTTCGCCGTCGTGATCGCGCAGGAGGCCGAGGCGGAGTACATCGCCGACCCGGCCTCCGGGGTCGACTTCTCGCGCGTCGTGCACGCCGACGAGACGTTCACCCACTGCCGCCCGCTGGTGGCGGGGGAGTCCGTGACCACGGCGGTCCACGTCGACTCGATCACCTCCCGCGGCGGCCTGACCCTCGTGACCACCCGCACCGAGATCACCGACGCGAGCGGTGACGCCGTCGCCTCCGTGGTCTCGACGCTCGCCGTCCGAGGAGCCGACGCATGA
- the rpmG gene encoding 50S ribosomal protein L33 has protein sequence MASKSSDIRPKITLACSECKERNYITKKNRRNNPDRLELKKYCSRCNSSTAHRETR, from the coding sequence GTGGCCAGCAAGAGCTCAGACATCCGCCCGAAGATCACCCTTGCGTGCTCGGAGTGCAAGGAGCGCAACTACATCACCAAGAAGAACCGTCGGAACAACCCCGACCGTCTTGAGCTGAAGAAGTACTGCTCGCGCTGCAATTCCTCCACCGCGCACCGCGAGACCCGCTGA
- the rarD gene encoding EamA family transporter RarD, with the protein MPTPTPSRWGAPAGATAYLLWGLIPLYISALAPAGAVEIVAHRVLWSLGLCLLLLAVTRSFGAVAAIVADRRALGMLALAAALIAVNWVTYVLAVSTHHTADAALGYFINPIVTSVLAVAVLRERLVRSQQVALGLTVVAVLVIAVGYGRVPWLALVLAFSFGLYGLIKNRVGTQVGALPGLTVETAVLAPVSLIYLVVLAVTGVGAFGGPGEVAGPVWFGLLLALSGPITAIPLLLFATAARRLPLATMASLQYIAPIMQLGVAVLVMHEPMPAARWIGFGLVWVALVVITIDGVRRHRRQPVVTTEPGAPAA; encoded by the coding sequence GTGCCCACCCCCACCCCGTCCCGCTGGGGCGCTCCCGCAGGGGCCACGGCCTACCTGCTGTGGGGCCTCATCCCGCTCTACATCAGCGCGCTCGCTCCGGCCGGCGCCGTCGAGATCGTCGCGCACCGCGTGCTGTGGAGCCTGGGCCTGTGCCTCCTCCTGCTCGCCGTCACGCGCTCCTTCGGCGCCGTCGCCGCGATCGTGGCCGACCGGCGCGCGCTCGGAATGCTGGCGCTCGCCGCGGCGCTGATCGCCGTCAACTGGGTGACCTACGTGCTGGCCGTCTCGACCCACCACACCGCCGACGCCGCGCTGGGCTACTTCATCAACCCGATCGTCACATCGGTGCTGGCGGTCGCCGTGCTGCGGGAACGGCTCGTGCGCTCCCAGCAGGTGGCGCTGGGACTGACGGTGGTCGCGGTGCTGGTGATCGCCGTCGGGTACGGACGGGTCCCGTGGCTGGCCCTCGTGCTGGCCTTCTCGTTCGGGCTGTACGGGCTGATCAAGAACCGCGTCGGCACCCAGGTCGGGGCCCTCCCGGGGCTGACCGTGGAGACGGCGGTGCTGGCGCCGGTGTCGCTCATCTACCTCGTGGTGCTCGCGGTCACCGGGGTCGGGGCCTTCGGCGGGCCGGGCGAGGTGGCCGGACCGGTCTGGTTCGGACTGCTGCTGGCCCTGTCGGGACCGATCACCGCCATCCCCCTCCTGCTGTTCGCGACGGCGGCGCGGCGCCTCCCGCTGGCGACCATGGCGTCGCTGCAGTACATCGCGCCGATCATGCAGCTCGGCGTCGCGGTGCTCGTCATGCACGAACCGATGCCGGCCGCGCGGTGGATCGGGTTCGGGCTCGTGTGGGTCGCGCTCGTGGTGATCACGATCGACGGCGTGCGGCGGCACCGCCGCCAGCCGGTGGTCACGACGGAGCCGGGGGCGCCGGCCGCGTGA
- a CDS encoding YajQ family cyclic di-GMP-binding protein, whose protein sequence is MADSSFDVVSKVDRQEVDNALNQSSKELAQRYDFKGVGASIAWSGESIVLVANSPERVAAILDVFETKLVKRGVSLKSIDFGDDADAKEAKLSGKEYRLAGTLREGLSSENAKKITKLIRDEGAKGVKTQITGDEVRVSSKSRDDLQAVQQLLKGANLDFAVQFVNYR, encoded by the coding sequence ATGGCTGACTCCTCGTTCGACGTCGTGAGCAAGGTCGACCGCCAGGAGGTCGACAACGCGCTGAACCAGTCCTCGAAGGAGCTCGCGCAGCGCTACGACTTCAAGGGCGTCGGCGCCTCGATCGCGTGGAGCGGCGAGAGCATCGTGCTCGTCGCCAACTCCCCCGAGCGCGTGGCCGCCATCCTCGACGTGTTCGAGACCAAGCTGGTCAAGCGCGGCGTCTCGCTGAAGTCGATCGACTTCGGCGACGACGCGGACGCCAAGGAGGCCAAGCTCTCCGGCAAGGAGTACCGCCTCGCGGGCACCCTCCGCGAGGGTCTCAGCTCGGAGAACGCCAAGAAGATCACCAAGCTGATCCGCGACGAGGGCGCCAAGGGCGTCAAGACGCAGATCACCGGCGACGAGGTGCGGGTGAGCAGCAAGAGCCGCGACGACCTGCAGGCCGTCCAGCAGCTCCTCAAGGGTGCCAACCTCGACTTCGCGGTGCAGTTCGTCAACTACCGCTGA
- a CDS encoding peptide MFS transporter translates to MSNAVTAPQREKTFFGHPRGLSTLFFTEMWERFSYYGMRALLVLYMVAPVTGDNPGLAMGDGAAKAIYGTYAGLVYLTPVAGGWIADRLLGLRRTVLYGGIVIAAGHFLMAVPVEGTFWLGLLAISLGTGLLKPNISGMVGKLYADDDTKRDAGFSLFYMGINIGSFAAPLICGTLGQNFSWHWGFGAAGVGMTLGLLQYVLGRKNLHGVGDEPDAPADPAERRRAMVVGAVVLGIIGALVAVFTAVGQEPVVAVTTAVTILILLVPIWYFRQVLGRTRADAGARSRVTAFIWLFIGAAVFWMIFEQSGSTLSLFAQNVTNLTVTSGFSVPASWLQSINPLFIVIFAPVFSAVWLRWGDRAPRTSVKFGIALLVVGASFLLLIVPMQAYEDSGTRATVWWLVSVYLLQTWAELLLSPNGLSATTKLAPAGSLGQFLALWFLATSVGTTVGGQIASITSDSPVLSFAVCGGMAVAFGAVMLVAVRRINALMGDVH, encoded by the coding sequence GTGAGCAACGCAGTCACCGCGCCGCAGCGCGAGAAGACGTTCTTCGGGCATCCCCGAGGCCTGTCCACCCTGTTCTTCACGGAGATGTGGGAGCGGTTCTCCTACTACGGCATGCGGGCCCTGCTCGTGCTGTACATGGTCGCGCCGGTCACCGGGGACAACCCGGGCCTCGCGATGGGCGACGGCGCCGCCAAGGCCATCTACGGCACCTACGCCGGGCTGGTCTACCTCACACCCGTGGCGGGCGGCTGGATCGCCGACCGGCTGCTCGGCCTGCGCCGCACGGTCCTGTACGGCGGCATCGTCATCGCGGCCGGGCACTTCCTCATGGCGGTCCCCGTCGAGGGAACCTTCTGGCTGGGACTGCTGGCGATCTCGCTCGGCACGGGCCTGCTCAAGCCGAACATCTCCGGCATGGTCGGGAAGCTCTACGCCGACGACGACACCAAGCGCGACGCCGGCTTCTCCCTGTTCTACATGGGCATCAACATCGGCTCGTTCGCCGCCCCGCTGATCTGCGGAACCCTCGGCCAGAACTTCAGCTGGCACTGGGGCTTCGGCGCCGCGGGCGTCGGGATGACGCTCGGCCTGCTGCAGTACGTGCTCGGCCGCAAGAACCTGCACGGCGTGGGCGACGAGCCCGACGCCCCGGCCGACCCGGCCGAGCGCCGTCGGGCGATGGTGGTGGGCGCCGTCGTCCTGGGGATCATCGGAGCGCTCGTGGCCGTGTTCACGGCGGTGGGCCAGGAGCCGGTCGTGGCCGTCACGACGGCGGTGACGATCCTCATCCTGCTCGTCCCGATCTGGTACTTCCGCCAGGTGCTCGGCCGGACGCGGGCCGACGCCGGGGCGCGCTCGCGGGTCACGGCCTTCATCTGGCTGTTCATCGGGGCCGCCGTCTTCTGGATGATCTTCGAGCAGTCGGGCTCGACGCTCAGCCTGTTCGCCCAGAACGTCACCAACCTGACCGTGACCAGCGGCTTCAGCGTCCCGGCGTCCTGGCTGCAGTCGATCAACCCGCTCTTCATCGTCATCTTCGCGCCCGTGTTCTCGGCGGTCTGGCTCCGCTGGGGAGACCGGGCGCCGCGCACGTCGGTGAAGTTCGGCATCGCCCTGCTCGTGGTCGGCGCATCGTTCCTCCTCCTCATCGTCCCGATGCAGGCCTACGAGGACTCCGGCACCCGGGCCACGGTCTGGTGGCTCGTGAGCGTCTACCTCCTCCAGACGTGGGCCGAGCTCCTGCTGTCCCCGAACGGCCTGTCCGCCACCACCAAGCTCGCGCCTGCCGGCTCGCTCGGTCAGTTCCTGGCGCTGTGGTTCCTCGCGACGTCCGTGGGCACGACCGTCGGTGGCCAGATCGCCAGCATCACCTCCGACAGCCCGGTGCTGTCCTTCGCCGTCTGCGGCGGCATGGCCGTCGCGTTCGGCGCCGTGATGCTGGTCGCCGTCCGACGGATCAACGCCCTGATGGGCGACGTGCACTGA
- a CDS encoding MFS transporter has product MSLPSSSNRRRVQRRTVALLSLAQVLSGVAAGSIVSVGSLLAVQLSGSDAWAGSVATSATLGAAVASLLLARLALARGRRASLATGLALASVGALGVVAAAVVEVFPLLLLSGALMGTGSAVNLQARFAATDLSDATSRARDLSLVVWMSTVGAVAGPNLVRFGSPISDALGLPELAALFVLSAAGMIAAMLVIWIGLRPDPLLEQQRLDAGRGDDAAPTTPPAPSAPPTPPHHRAQLAAAFRILRTHPAASAALVAILAAHAVMVAVMSMTPVHMEGHGASITLVGLTVSLHIAGMYALSPVMGAAADRFGGPRVLIGGLAVLALATLTAGLAGPHHAATTAGLVLLGLGWSAATVAGSAMIARTVPGAERVTVQGLTDSLMSLAGAGGGALAGVMLALTGYGGLNAGAGALAVAAIAVVIVVGRRRSSQPD; this is encoded by the coding sequence GTGTCGCTGCCCTCCTCCTCGAATCGCCGCCGCGTGCAGCGCCGCACCGTCGCGCTCCTCTCGCTGGCACAGGTCCTCAGCGGCGTCGCCGCCGGCAGCATCGTCTCCGTCGGGTCACTCCTCGCCGTGCAGCTGTCGGGCTCCGACGCCTGGGCCGGATCGGTCGCGACGTCGGCGACGCTCGGGGCCGCCGTCGCCTCCCTCCTGCTCGCCCGGCTCGCGCTCGCCCGCGGCCGGCGCGCCTCGCTGGCCACCGGACTCGCCCTCGCCTCCGTCGGGGCGCTCGGCGTGGTCGCCGCCGCCGTCGTGGAGGTGTTCCCGCTCCTGCTGCTGTCGGGCGCCCTCATGGGCACGGGCAGCGCCGTCAACCTCCAGGCGCGCTTCGCGGCGACCGATCTCAGCGATGCGACGAGCCGGGCCCGCGACCTGTCGCTCGTGGTGTGGATGAGCACCGTGGGCGCCGTCGCGGGGCCCAACCTCGTCCGGTTCGGCTCCCCGATCTCCGACGCCCTCGGTCTCCCCGAGCTCGCCGCCCTGTTCGTGCTCTCGGCCGCCGGCATGATCGCGGCGATGCTCGTGATCTGGATCGGGCTGCGTCCCGACCCGCTGCTGGAGCAGCAGCGGCTGGACGCCGGGCGCGGTGACGACGCCGCCCCGACGACGCCGCCGGCACCGTCAGCGCCGCCCACCCCACCCCACCACCGAGCCCAGCTGGCGGCGGCCTTCCGGATCCTGCGCACGCACCCCGCCGCGAGCGCCGCCCTGGTCGCGATCCTGGCCGCCCACGCCGTGATGGTCGCGGTGATGTCGATGACGCCGGTCCACATGGAGGGCCACGGCGCCTCGATCACCCTCGTCGGGCTGACGGTCAGCCTCCACATCGCCGGGATGTACGCGCTCTCCCCGGTGATGGGTGCCGCGGCCGACCGGTTCGGCGGGCCGAGGGTGCTGATCGGAGGTCTGGCGGTCCTCGCCCTCGCGACGCTCACGGCCGGCCTCGCCGGACCGCACCACGCCGCCACGACGGCCGGACTCGTCCTGCTGGGCCTCGGCTGGTCGGCGGCCACGGTTGCCGGCTCGGCCATGATCGCGCGTACGGTTCCCGGCGCCGAGCGCGTGACCGTGCAGGGTCTGACCGACTCGCTGATGTCGCTCGCCGGCGCGGGTGGCGGCGCGCTCGCCGGGGTGATGCTCGCCCTCACCGGCTACGGCGGGCTCAACGCCGGGGCCGGGGCCCTGGCGGTCGCGGCCATCGCCGTCGTGATCGTGGTGGGACGTCGCCGCTCCTCCCAGCCGGACTGA
- a CDS encoding GtrA family protein: MTVPTQASARRRPPSASPSSGEPSATRPGRRSVLSSLPPRLVELLRFGAVGGLAFVVDLGIYNLLRLTIAEDKPIGAKVASVAVATLVAWLGNRYWTFAGRRRSSAPGELLAFVVANVLGLLIAAACLFVSHYVLGFTSTLADNIAGNGIGLVLGTLFRYVVYRRFVFNHADPAAR; this comes from the coding sequence GTGACCGTTCCCACGCAGGCGTCAGCGCGCCGCCGTCCGCCCAGCGCCTCCCCGTCCTCGGGTGAGCCCTCGGCGACGCGTCCGGGACGCCGCTCGGTCCTCTCCTCCCTGCCGCCCCGCCTCGTCGAGCTGCTGCGTTTCGGCGCCGTCGGCGGTCTGGCGTTCGTCGTCGACCTCGGCATCTACAACCTGCTGCGACTGACGATCGCCGAGGACAAGCCGATCGGCGCGAAGGTGGCCTCGGTCGCCGTCGCCACACTGGTCGCCTGGCTGGGCAACCGCTACTGGACCTTCGCGGGACGACGCCGGAGCTCGGCCCCCGGCGAGCTCCTCGCCTTCGTCGTGGCGAACGTCCTCGGACTCCTCATCGCTGCCGCCTGCCTCTTCGTCTCGCACTACGTCCTCGGGTTCACCTCGACCCTCGCGGACAACATCGCGGGCAACGGGATCGGGCTCGTCCTCGGCACGCTCTTCCGCTACGTCGTCTACCGGCGCTTCGTGTTCAACCACGCCGATCCCGCAGCCCGCTGA
- a CDS encoding glycosyltransferase — MPLVIAQDDAPVLTPIDPAPLPTPVPAGPNRGPADVEVVGQVVQWWQGSSPLQLVGYGLIVLVALVLTAIALTTLWWMLHAWRSTSALTATGFRTANANERTPTLSFTLLVPARHEEEVLAHTLERLVEQDHPDVEIIAIVGHDDPGTEAVARSVADRFPDRVRVVVDDSVPKNKPKALNLALQTSRGEIVGVFDAEDEVHPQLLRLVDERFATTGADVVQGGVQLMNIETSWWSLRNVLEYYFWFRSRLHFHAEQRFIPLGGNTVFLRTDQVRDAGGWDAECLAEDCEIGVRLSSQGARVVVAYDPEVVTREETPGSLPSLYKQRTRWSQGFLQVLRKGEWKKLPGRSQRLMARYMLSMPFLQAGTGLLIPISLALVLFAKVPTPIALISFLPLVPTVIVLCVEVAGLGEFGRVYDRKVRIRDYVRLVLGTFPYQVFLALAAVRAVVRETRGERGWEKTEHAGAHIDRSAGVPSLSAPSPAASSTDASPTATSDTTAPVTAGAARS, encoded by the coding sequence GTGCCCCTCGTCATCGCGCAGGACGACGCCCCCGTCCTCACCCCGATCGACCCCGCACCTCTCCCCACCCCCGTGCCGGCAGGCCCGAACCGCGGTCCCGCGGACGTCGAGGTCGTCGGACAGGTCGTCCAGTGGTGGCAGGGCTCCTCACCCCTGCAGCTCGTCGGCTACGGCCTGATCGTGCTCGTCGCGCTCGTCCTGACGGCGATCGCCCTCACCACGCTGTGGTGGATGCTCCACGCGTGGCGCAGCACCTCGGCGCTCACCGCCACGGGCTTCCGCACGGCCAACGCCAACGAGCGCACGCCGACGCTGTCCTTCACGCTCCTCGTGCCCGCCCGGCACGAGGAGGAGGTGCTGGCCCACACGCTCGAGCGCCTCGTCGAGCAGGACCACCCCGACGTCGAGATCATCGCCATCGTCGGCCACGACGACCCGGGCACCGAGGCGGTCGCCCGCTCCGTGGCCGACCGCTTCCCCGACCGGGTGCGCGTCGTCGTGGACGACTCCGTCCCCAAGAACAAGCCCAAGGCGCTCAACCTCGCCCTCCAGACCTCGCGCGGCGAGATCGTGGGCGTCTTCGACGCCGAGGACGAGGTCCACCCCCAGCTGCTGCGCCTCGTGGACGAGCGGTTCGCGACCACCGGCGCCGACGTCGTCCAGGGCGGCGTGCAGCTGATGAACATCGAGACGTCGTGGTGGTCGCTGCGCAACGTGCTCGAGTACTACTTCTGGTTCCGCTCCCGCCTGCACTTCCACGCCGAGCAGCGGTTCATCCCGCTCGGGGGCAACACCGTCTTCCTGCGCACCGACCAGGTCCGCGACGCCGGCGGCTGGGACGCCGAGTGCCTCGCCGAGGACTGCGAGATCGGGGTGCGGCTGTCCAGCCAGGGCGCTCGCGTCGTCGTGGCGTACGACCCCGAGGTCGTCACCCGCGAGGAGACGCCGGGCTCGCTCCCCTCGCTCTACAAGCAGCGCACCCGCTGGAGCCAGGGCTTCCTGCAGGTGCTGCGCAAGGGCGAGTGGAAGAAGCTCCCCGGCCGCAGCCAGCGCCTGATGGCGCGCTACATGCTCTCGATGCCGTTCCTCCAGGCCGGTACCGGCCTGCTGATCCCGATCTCGCTCGCGCTGGTGCTGTTCGCCAAGGTGCCGACGCCGATCGCGCTGATCTCATTCCTGCCCCTGGTCCCCACCGTGATCGTGCTGTGCGTCGAGGTCGCCGGGCTCGGGGAGTTCGGCCGCGTCTACGACCGCAAGGTCCGGATCCGTGACTACGTCCGCCTCGTGCTGGGCACCTTCCCGTACCAGGTGTTCCTCGCCCTCGCGGCGGTCCGCGCCGTCGTCCGGGAGACCCGGGGCGAGCGCGGCTGGGAGAAGACCGAGCACGCCGGCGCCCACATCGACCGGAGCGCGGGCGTCCCGTCCCTCTCCGCCCCGTCCCCGGCCGCCTCGAGCACCGACGCCTCACCGACCGCCACGTCCGACACCACCGCCCCGGTCACCGCCGGCGCCGCGAGGAGCTGA
- a CDS encoding ArnT family glycosyltransferase, which translates to MALLIEHPTPGAPDETPTELLQLAGGPTTTPRGSDGSDDSDGPRPTRRERLRAILPDALWLAPLLAIGGVVNGIGLFRVPQFIDDEGTYTAQAYAVERLGELTHYTYWYDHPPLGWLQMAGWTNLTGAFDRYPSAVMAGRETMMVALLAATVLLWTLVRRIGAPRIVAAVAVLLFTVSPLAVQFHRTVYLDNIAVVWILLAFVLATARHRQLGAFVAAAVAAGIAVLTKETFLLMVPFVFWVMVRGAAPTTRRYTLTAAGAVLTLTGIGYLLFALLKGELVPGMNRVSLWDGIAFQLLDRDPSGSLTDADSLVRATTDVWVDLDPVFLVTGGLTMVVGLFLRRTRPYAAALALLVLMVVRPGGYVPVPHMIGMLPLMALLVPVVVWTALRTARRVRAPGTRAARTRSAAVLVPTAALAAAGLALAVPQWSSQLRGQLIPDFNQPFAQAQEWVEQNVPTDYRLLVDDVMWVDLVEAGFPRENVVWYYKADTDPAVIAQSPNGWQDSDYVITTDSMRTFPSEFPRVRQAIDNSTLVASFGEGDRAVEVRRVRAEGIDAASANDGAASERRALLGPQLSTNPNVVLDGVAPGDSGSADDAVSSGRLDDRLAVALAQLGAAGPITVELPAVVGEEDGVLRTALITQRDGAALTTDAEIELADWFTNQNPGFAPQSVTTTDEGLLVTYSLTTP; encoded by the coding sequence ATGGCCCTGCTGATCGAGCACCCCACGCCGGGCGCCCCCGACGAGACCCCCACCGAGCTCCTGCAGCTGGCCGGCGGCCCGACGACGACCCCGCGCGGGTCAGACGGGTCCGACGACTCCGACGGCCCTCGTCCCACCCGCCGCGAGCGCCTGCGCGCGATCCTTCCCGACGCCCTCTGGCTCGCCCCGCTGCTCGCGATCGGCGGCGTCGTCAACGGGATCGGCCTGTTCCGGGTGCCGCAGTTCATCGACGACGAGGGCACCTACACGGCCCAGGCCTACGCCGTCGAGCGCCTCGGCGAGCTCACCCACTACACCTACTGGTACGACCACCCCCCGCTGGGCTGGCTCCAGATGGCCGGCTGGACCAACCTGACCGGCGCGTTCGACCGCTACCCCAGCGCCGTCATGGCGGGCCGCGAGACGATGATGGTGGCTCTCCTCGCCGCCACGGTCCTGCTCTGGACGCTCGTCCGACGGATCGGGGCGCCGCGGATCGTCGCGGCCGTCGCCGTCCTCCTCTTCACGGTCAGCCCGCTGGCCGTGCAGTTCCACCGCACCGTCTACCTCGACAACATCGCCGTGGTGTGGATCCTGCTGGCGTTCGTGCTGGCCACCGCCAGGCACCGCCAGCTCGGCGCGTTCGTCGCTGCGGCCGTCGCGGCCGGGATCGCGGTCCTGACCAAGGAGACCTTCCTCCTCATGGTCCCGTTCGTGTTCTGGGTCATGGTGCGAGGCGCCGCCCCCACCACCCGGCGCTACACCCTGACCGCCGCCGGCGCCGTCCTCACGCTCACGGGGATCGGCTACCTCCTGTTCGCGCTCCTCAAGGGCGAGCTCGTCCCCGGCATGAACCGCGTCAGCCTCTGGGACGGCATCGCCTTCCAGCTGCTCGACCGCGACCCCAGCGGCTCGCTGACCGACGCCGACAGCCTGGTGCGGGCCACGACCGACGTCTGGGTCGACCTCGACCCGGTGTTCCTCGTGACGGGCGGCCTGACGATGGTCGTCGGCCTGTTCCTGCGCCGCACCCGGCCCTACGCCGCAGCGCTCGCGCTGCTCGTGCTCATGGTCGTGCGTCCCGGCGGGTACGTGCCCGTCCCCCACATGATCGGGATGCTTCCGCTCATGGCGCTGCTCGTGCCCGTCGTCGTCTGGACGGCGCTGCGGACGGCCCGTCGGGTCCGCGCCCCCGGCACCCGGGCGGCGCGCACGCGTTCGGCCGCGGTGCTCGTCCCGACGGCGGCGCTCGCCGCCGCCGGCCTCGCGCTGGCGGTGCCGCAGTGGTCCAGCCAGCTGCGGGGCCAGCTCATCCCCGACTTCAACCAGCCCTTCGCCCAGGCGCAGGAGTGGGTCGAGCAGAACGTTCCGACCGACTACCGGCTGCTCGTGGACGACGTCATGTGGGTCGACCTCGTGGAGGCGGGCTTCCCGCGCGAGAACGTCGTCTGGTACTACAAGGCCGACACCGACCCCGCGGTCATCGCCCAGTCGCCCAACGGCTGGCAGGACTCGGACTACGTCATCACGACCGACTCGATGCGGACCTTCCCCTCGGAGTTCCCGCGCGTCCGCCAGGCGATCGACAACTCGACCCTCGTGGCGAGCTTCGGCGAGGGCGACCGCGCCGTCGAGGTCCGCCGCGTGCGCGCCGAGGGGATCGACGCGGCCTCCGCGAACGACGGCGCGGCGTCCGAGCGACGCGCCCTGCTGGGCCCGCAGCTCTCGACCAACCCGAACGTCGTGCTCGACGGCGTCGCCCCCGGCGACTCCGGCAGCGCCGACGACGCGGTGTCCTCCGGGCGATTGGACGACCGCCTCGCCGTCGCCCTCGCCCAGCTCGGCGCCGCCGGCCCGATCACCGTCGAGCTGCCCGCCGTGGTCGGCGAGGAGGACGGGGTGCTGCGCACGGCTCTGATCACCCAGCGCGACGGTGCCGCGCTCACCACGGACGCCGAGATCGAGCTGGCGGACTGGTTCACGAACCAGAACCCCGGTTTCGCGCCGCAGTCGGTGACCACCACGGACGAGGGGCTGCTGGTGACCTACTCGCTCACCACACCGTGA
- a CDS encoding DUF4397 domain-containing protein — protein sequence MTTTRTAPTTSTAPAARRSRTTSRATRATVTLGLTFGLAALGAAAPAAAAPAEPAPVDGWVRLGHFSPDTPAVDARLTAVAGTTDLTFEDVGYGDVSGYTRLPQGTYTVAMIPAGAPEGTDPAITQTFEVVPGGAATVAAVGLNADLSGRVIADDLTPPADGQARVRLIQASVSSPEVDVTTDTGTPIARGAAFGTATDYAEVGAGRWTLDVEGTQSGTVQVDLPAGSVNTLVVLDDGDQITLTTLEDASGPSAAPQGGVATGEGGLVLEADRRTGAAIAGVAGALGLVVGLRALVRRRPEVA from the coding sequence ATGACCACCACCCGCACCGCCCCGACCACCTCGACAGCGCCGGCCGCCCGCCGCTCCCGCACCACGTCGCGCGCCACCCGCGCCACCGTCACGCTCGGCCTCACGTTCGGCCTGGCGGCGCTCGGTGCCGCGGCCCCCGCCGCCGCCGCGCCCGCCGAGCCCGCCCCCGTGGACGGCTGGGTGCGTCTGGGTCACTTCTCCCCCGACACCCCCGCGGTCGACGCGCGGCTCACCGCCGTCGCCGGCACGACCGACCTGACGTTCGAGGACGTCGGCTACGGGGACGTCTCCGGCTACACCCGCCTGCCGCAGGGCACGTACACCGTCGCGATGATCCCGGCCGGCGCCCCCGAGGGCACCGACCCCGCCATCACCCAGACCTTCGAGGTCGTCCCCGGCGGCGCGGCGACGGTGGCGGCGGTCGGCCTCAACGCCGACCTGTCCGGCCGGGTCATCGCCGACGACCTCACACCCCCGGCCGACGGCCAGGCGCGCGTCCGTCTCATCCAGGCCTCCGTCTCCTCCCCCGAGGTCGACGTCACCACCGACACGGGGACCCCCATCGCCCGGGGCGCCGCGTTCGGTACCGCGACCGACTACGCCGAGGTCGGCGCCGGTCGCTGGACGCTCGACGTCGAGGGGACGCAGTCCGGCACGGTCCAGGTGGACCTCCCCGCCGGCAGCGTCAACACGCTCGTCGTCCTCGACGACGGCGACCAGATCACGCTCACGACCCTCGAGGACGCGAGCGGACCGTCGGCGGCACCGCAGGGGGGTGTCGCCACCGGTGAGGGAGGTCTCGTGCTGGAGGCCGACCGCCGCACGGGCGCCGCGATCGCCGGTGTCGCCGGGGCCCTGGGCCTCGTCGTCGGTCTTCGCGCGCTCGTCCGTCGCCGTCCGGAGGTCGCGTGA